Proteins encoded within one genomic window of Anopheles gambiae chromosome 3, idAnoGambNW_F1_1, whole genome shotgun sequence:
- the LOC1280197 gene encoding zwei Ig domain protein zig-8: MGTMKQIAVVMILLNISYGQFSRSQSVDIDEPHTYTPPRHYFQTSSFDEADQDDDDAAKNPLDRGPYFDISASRNVTALVGNTAYLNCRVRNLGNRTVSWIRHRDLHLLTVGKATYTSDQRYQSVHNPQLDDWSLKVLYPQQRDSGVYECQISTTPPVGYSMMLSVVEPITTIIGGPDLYIDTGSTVNLTCIVRHLPEPPPLIQWTHNEQEINYDSPRGGVSVITEKGDITTSYLLIQRARSTDSGKYTCLPSTANPMTVHVHVLNGEHPAAIQGSKGLGSSAVVVTFALLLLVLLATVRAFPVR, encoded by the exons ATGGGAACTATGAAGCAAATAGCGGTTGTGATGATTCTCCTCAACATCAGCTACG GTCAGTTCTCACGCTCCCAGTCGGTCGACATCGACGAgccacacacgtacacaccacCGAGGCACTACTTCCAGACGTCCTCCTTCGACGAGGCCGAccaggacgacgacgacgcggcAAAGAATCCGCTCGACCGGGGGCCCTACTTCGACATCTCGGCTTCCCGCAACGTCACCGCGCTCGTCGGCAACACGGCCTATCTCAACTGTCGCGTGCGCAACCTCGGCAACCGCACG GTGTCCTGGATACGGCATCGGGATCTGCATCTGCTGACAGTCGGCAAGGCAACGTACACCTCGGACCAGCGCTACCAGAGCGTGCACAATCCCCAGCTGGACGACTGGTCGCTGAAG GTCCTGTACCCGCAGCAGCGAGACTCCGGTGTGTACGAGTGTCAAATCTCCACGACACCGCCGGTCGGCTACTCCATGATGCTGTCGGTTGTCG AACCCATAACGACCATTATCGGCGGACCAGATCTTTACATCGATACCGGGTCGACCGTGAACCTAACCTGCATTGTGAGGCATCTTCCGGAACCACCGCCACTGATACAGTGGACCCACAATGAGCAG GAAATCAACTACGATTCGCCACGTGGCGGTGTGTCGGTGATCACGGAAAAGGGCGACATAACGACCTCCTATCTGCTGATCCAGCGGGCGCGCAGCACCGACTCCGGCAAGTACACGTGCCTGCCCTCGACCGCCAACCCGATGACGGTGCACGTCCATGTGCTTAATG GCGAACATCCGGCCGCGATACAGGGCAGCAAAGGATTGGGGAGCAGTGCCGTGGTCGTTACgttcgcgctgctgctgctggtgctgctggcgaCGGTGCGGGCATTCCCAGTGCGATAA